The proteins below come from a single Chitinophaga pinensis DSM 2588 genomic window:
- a CDS encoding TonB-dependent receptor: MRLIFTIMLLCTAGLCTAQHTLTAVVKNAETKAALPAATITLSGINKNVRTNANGLVILNNIPAGTYPLKVSFVGFETYTDNISFPYSNDTLIILLVQAEEEMEEVVISSTRSTRTIRNIPTRVELIGGEELEEKGNMKPGDIRMMLNESTGIQTQQVSATSANSSIRIQGLDGRYTQMLKDGFPLYAGFSGGLGLLQTPPLDLKQVEVIKGASSTLYGGGAIAGLVNLISKVPREERELRFLINGTSAGGLDINGFYARKLEKVGWTVFASRNSSRPYDPSETGFTAIPKTSRYVFNPKLFVYVSPKTQLMIGANTTFEDRMGGDLAYIKGNGDNVHRYFEQNKTTRVATQFSLDHQFNQTSSLSVKNAVSNFKRTITIPDYIFDGKQWSTYSEVNYHKNSETLDWVTGLNFYTDQFLEYPKDNFEKRNYTQQTAGAFVQNTWKAADWLQVETGVRGDYVIDYGLAFLPRISALFHLSEKLSSRLGGGLGYKTPTIFTEESERLQYRYVLPINSQDNKLEKSLGANVDVNYRTAFLDKFTFSINQLFFYTRINDPLLLQTSGSNLYALVNANGYIDTKGWEMNIKLGYEDFKLFVGYTFTDATLHEGTTKRVNPLTARHRLNNVLMYEVEDKWKIGLEAYYYSKQTLNDGSAGKAYWTCGFMAEKLWERFSLFINFENFTDTRQTKFDSIYRGTVSNPVFRDIYAPLDGFVVNGGLKIRL; this comes from the coding sequence ATGAGACTTATATTTACGATCATGCTGCTTTGCACGGCCGGCTTGTGCACAGCGCAGCATACATTGACCGCTGTGGTTAAAAACGCGGAAACCAAAGCCGCTTTACCAGCTGCCACTATTACACTGTCAGGTATCAATAAAAACGTCAGGACGAATGCCAATGGCCTCGTCATCCTCAATAATATACCAGCCGGTACATACCCGCTCAAGGTCAGTTTTGTTGGTTTCGAAACCTATACCGACAACATCTCTTTTCCCTATAGCAACGATACGCTTATTATATTGCTTGTACAGGCAGAGGAAGAAATGGAAGAAGTAGTGATCAGTTCCACGCGTAGTACAAGAACGATCCGGAATATCCCTACCAGGGTAGAATTGATCGGCGGGGAGGAGTTAGAGGAAAAGGGGAATATGAAACCGGGAGATATCCGTATGATGCTCAATGAAAGCACGGGTATACAAACCCAGCAGGTGTCGGCGACGTCTGCTAATTCCAGTATTCGTATTCAGGGACTTGACGGCCGTTATACCCAGATGCTGAAAGATGGCTTCCCTTTGTATGCGGGTTTTTCCGGCGGACTGGGATTGTTACAGACCCCACCGCTGGACCTGAAGCAGGTAGAGGTGATCAAGGGTGCTTCTTCTACCTTATATGGCGGCGGTGCTATTGCCGGATTGGTGAACCTGATTTCCAAGGTACCGAGGGAAGAACGGGAGCTCCGTTTTCTGATTAATGGAACATCTGCCGGAGGACTTGACATAAATGGTTTTTACGCCCGGAAACTAGAGAAAGTTGGTTGGACAGTATTTGCTTCCCGAAACAGCAGCAGGCCCTACGATCCCTCAGAAACCGGCTTTACGGCGATTCCTAAAACCAGTCGCTATGTGTTCAATCCAAAGCTGTTTGTTTATGTTAGTCCTAAGACGCAGCTGATGATCGGGGCCAATACGACTTTTGAAGACCGTATGGGTGGGGATCTGGCTTATATAAAAGGCAATGGGGATAACGTACATCGTTATTTCGAACAGAATAAGACCACACGTGTTGCTACACAGTTCTCACTGGATCATCAGTTTAATCAAACCAGCAGTCTGTCTGTTAAGAATGCCGTGAGTAATTTTAAACGGACCATTACCATACCCGATTATATATTCGATGGTAAACAATGGTCTACTTATTCCGAAGTGAACTACCATAAAAACAGTGAGACACTGGATTGGGTCACCGGGTTGAATTTTTATACTGATCAGTTCCTGGAGTATCCGAAAGATAATTTCGAAAAGCGGAATTATACACAGCAGACTGCCGGCGCATTTGTGCAGAATACCTGGAAAGCGGCCGACTGGCTGCAAGTGGAAACCGGTGTCAGAGGCGATTATGTAATTGATTATGGCCTGGCTTTTCTCCCGCGTATCTCCGCATTGTTTCATCTTTCTGAAAAGCTTAGCTCCCGTTTAGGCGGCGGACTGGGATATAAGACGCCTACGATCTTTACAGAAGAAAGCGAACGCCTGCAATATCGGTATGTGTTGCCCATTAATTCTCAGGATAACAAATTGGAGAAATCCCTGGGTGCTAATGTGGATGTGAATTACCGGACTGCCTTCCTGGATAAGTTCACCTTTAGTATCAACCAGCTTTTCTTCTATACCCGTATCAATGATCCGTTATTGCTGCAAACGAGCGGTAGTAATCTGTATGCCCTGGTGAATGCCAATGGCTATATTGATACAAAAGGATGGGAGATGAACATAAAACTGGGATATGAAGACTTCAAATTGTTTGTCGGGTATACCTTTACAGATGCGACACTGCATGAAGGCACAACAAAGCGGGTGAACCCACTGACAGCCCGTCATCGCCTGAATAATGTACTGATGTATGAAGTGGAAGATAAGTGGAAGATCGGGCTGGAAGCTTACTACTACAGCAAACAGACCCTGAACGATGGTAGTGCCGGGAAAGCATACTGGACCTGTGGATTTATGGCGGAGAAATTATGGGAGCGGTTTTCCCTGTTTATCAACTTTGAGAATTTTACGGATACCCGTCAGACGAAGTTCGATAGTATCTATAGAGGTACGGTAAGCAATCCTGTTTTCAGGGACATTTATGCCCCGCTGGATGGCTTTGTGGTGAATGGAGGGCTGAAGATCAGATTATAA
- a CDS encoding alpha-L-rhamnosidase C-terminal domain-containing protein, whose product MKITTAFLLLSFTCLSAIARQQPTPFSLRVDLLQNPSQVYEHGIMTNVPLEQAVLSGDSFRFCQVNSRYPMFSWVLPAQYQSACQILVASNKQLLLKDSADVWNSGKISGNNSTSVLYSGPALQASMIYYWKVRTWDQHGKPGKYAAMQTFSTGKTLDDYRLPSFVLIKTLQQALKTNNPDTHHVLYDFGKDAFSQIKLSVNAANNNDTLVVHLGEALTADGHVNQQPPGSVRYKMIKIPLQQGLHTYQPVIAPDARNTKKNAVLMPADIGEVLPFRYVEIARGNYTIGSVYRYMVSSPFDDAATTFKSAHKGLNQIWDLCKYTIKATSFSGYYVDGDRERIPYEADALINQLSHYISDAEFTIAKRTLDYLIYHPTWPTEWSLQNVLIAWNDYLYSGDLRLAKKLYPDLKAKLLSALAREDGLISTRTGKQTPAFLQSIHYASFDANAQLKDIVDWPPPKFGGTDIMGETDGFVFADYNAVVNAYYYAGLEAMAKLAKAIGNNADTEYYTHEAARVRSAFQAVFFDKQTNIVVDGEGIPHSSLHANFFALAFGLVPGDKVAGVLSFIRSRGMACSVYGAQFLLDGLYKAKDADYALQLLTSTEKRSWFNMLREGATMTMEAWGQSYKPNQDWGHAWGAAPANCIVRYIAGIQPITPGFEEVEIRPQGVLPGPLQLSYKTIRGTIEEEMESTPTRYSLQLTLPGNMTAHVYLPFPTDKASIRLDGMLIKAAYKGACYEIHNVAPGRHRFEVSKGR is encoded by the coding sequence ATGAAAATAACAACTGCTTTTCTGCTACTATCATTCACCTGCCTGTCTGCCATTGCCCGGCAACAACCCACTCCCTTCTCGCTAAGAGTTGACCTGCTGCAAAACCCATCACAGGTATATGAACACGGCATCATGACGAATGTACCTCTGGAACAGGCAGTGCTATCCGGAGACAGCTTCCGGTTCTGCCAGGTAAACAGCCGCTATCCCATGTTCTCCTGGGTATTGCCAGCTCAATATCAATCCGCCTGTCAGATCCTCGTAGCCAGTAACAAACAACTACTGCTGAAGGACTCCGCAGATGTATGGAATTCAGGTAAAATAAGCGGCAACAACAGCACAAGTGTTTTATATAGCGGTCCGGCACTACAGGCATCTATGATCTATTACTGGAAAGTACGTACCTGGGACCAACATGGCAAGCCGGGTAAGTATGCTGCTATGCAGACATTCTCTACAGGGAAAACACTGGACGATTATCGCCTGCCATCCTTTGTGCTGATTAAAACGCTTCAGCAGGCATTGAAAACCAACAACCCTGATACACATCATGTATTGTATGATTTTGGTAAAGATGCTTTCAGTCAGATAAAGCTATCTGTCAACGCAGCCAACAACAATGATACACTGGTTGTACACCTCGGAGAAGCTCTTACCGCAGATGGACATGTCAATCAACAGCCTCCTGGTTCCGTACGCTACAAAATGATAAAGATACCTTTGCAACAGGGGCTACATACCTACCAGCCTGTCATCGCGCCAGATGCACGGAATACTAAAAAGAATGCCGTGTTAATGCCTGCCGACATCGGTGAGGTACTTCCCTTCCGTTATGTTGAAATAGCCAGGGGCAATTATACCATAGGCAGCGTGTACCGGTATATGGTGAGCAGTCCGTTTGATGATGCAGCGACTACCTTTAAGAGCGCACACAAAGGGCTCAATCAAATATGGGATCTCTGTAAATACACCATCAAAGCGACATCTTTTTCCGGCTATTATGTTGACGGTGACAGAGAACGTATTCCTTATGAAGCAGATGCATTGATCAACCAGCTCTCCCACTATATCAGTGATGCGGAATTTACAATTGCAAAGCGTACGCTGGATTACCTGATCTATCATCCGACCTGGCCTACTGAATGGTCTTTGCAGAATGTCCTCATTGCATGGAATGACTATCTCTATTCCGGTGACCTGCGCCTGGCTAAAAAGCTATACCCGGATCTTAAAGCTAAATTGTTGAGCGCCCTCGCCCGGGAAGATGGCTTGATCAGTACGCGTACTGGTAAACAAACACCGGCATTCCTTCAGTCTATTCATTATGCATCCTTTGATGCCAATGCACAATTAAAAGATATTGTAGACTGGCCACCGCCTAAATTCGGTGGTACTGATATTATGGGAGAAACCGACGGCTTTGTCTTTGCGGATTATAATGCGGTCGTTAACGCCTATTACTATGCAGGACTGGAAGCAATGGCGAAGCTGGCAAAAGCGATCGGGAATAATGCTGATACGGAGTACTATACGCATGAAGCAGCCAGGGTACGATCCGCTTTTCAAGCGGTATTCTTTGATAAACAAACCAACATCGTTGTAGACGGAGAAGGTATTCCGCATAGTTCTCTACATGCCAATTTCTTTGCACTGGCCTTCGGTCTGGTACCTGGTGATAAAGTAGCCGGTGTATTATCTTTTATACGTTCCCGTGGTATGGCCTGTAGCGTATACGGCGCACAGTTCCTGCTGGATGGATTGTATAAAGCGAAAGATGCTGATTATGCACTGCAACTGCTGACATCCACAGAGAAAAGAAGCTGGTTTAACATGCTCCGGGAAGGAGCAACGATGACAATGGAAGCCTGGGGACAGTCATATAAACCCAACCAGGACTGGGGCCATGCATGGGGTGCTGCACCGGCCAACTGTATTGTCAGGTATATCGCAGGTATTCAGCCCATCACACCTGGTTTTGAAGAAGTGGAGATCAGACCTCAGGGGGTATTACCTGGTCCCCTCCAACTAAGCTACAAAACAATACGCGGTACGATTGAAGAAGAGATGGAAAGTACGCCCACCAGATACAGCCTGCAGCTCACCTTACCGGGTAATATGACGGCTCATGTCTATCTGCCTTTTCCTACGGATAAAGCAAGCATCCGCCTGGATGGGATGCTGATTAAAGCCGCTTATAAAGGCGCCTGTTACGAAATACACAATGTTGCTCCTGGCAGACATCGCTTCGAAGTATCCAAAGGCCGCTAG
- a CDS encoding VOC family protein, with protein MKPKKIWANYAVSDLERTSQFYTKLGFKPNGPHTSKELVSFFFSDEDFIIHFFLKDILEPNIKGKMSDAHTANEIVFTISAESKEEMDNWAKEVEPAGGKIVSPPEAFGKGYYGFIFTDPDGHKFNVFHM; from the coding sequence ATGAAACCTAAAAAAATCTGGGCCAATTATGCGGTAAGCGATCTGGAACGCACCTCGCAGTTTTATACTAAACTTGGCTTTAAGCCCAATGGTCCGCATACATCCAAAGAACTGGTAAGTTTCTTCTTTAGTGATGAGGACTTCATTATCCACTTTTTTCTGAAAGACATCCTGGAACCTAATATCAAAGGCAAGATGTCCGACGCACATACCGCCAATGAGATCGTATTCACGATTTCTGCGGAGAGCAAAGAAGAGATGGATAATTGGGCGAAGGAAGTAGAACCCGCCGGTGGCAAAATTGTCTCTCCTCCTGAAGCCTTTGGGAAAGGATACTATGGTTTTATCTTTACCGACCCTGATGGCCATAAATTCAACGTCTTCCATATGTAG
- a CDS encoding SDR family NAD(P)-dependent oxidoreductase — MKVTLITGASVGIGEAIARQIAQQKENLVLVARSEQALQLLCKTLTQQFGIKADYITADLCKPESAEFIYQTCKERGYEVESLINNAGMGSGGELIMRDLQHELNMMLLNMNAMVSLTHFFLKDMAVRKRGTIVNIGSLLSFIPAPYMAVYCATKAFVRSFSRALYEEAKPHGVHVLLFCPGLTDSNFIQGSAVDEKTANALTAGVRAQTPEQVATEFIKAYKEKRKFAISGGFNRFGAKILSILSDATIAGQTAKTYRKRML; from the coding sequence ATGAAAGTAACGCTTATTACAGGGGCTTCTGTTGGTATCGGAGAAGCCATCGCCAGACAGATCGCCCAGCAAAAGGAAAATCTGGTACTGGTAGCCAGAAGTGAACAGGCACTACAGTTGCTGTGTAAAACACTCACGCAACAATTCGGCATCAAAGCCGATTATATCACAGCAGATCTCTGCAAACCGGAAAGTGCGGAATTTATCTACCAGACCTGCAAAGAAAGAGGATATGAAGTGGAGTCTCTTATTAACAATGCCGGGATGGGTTCAGGCGGCGAACTGATCATGCGCGACCTGCAGCATGAACTGAATATGATGCTGCTAAATATGAACGCGATGGTGAGTCTGACGCACTTTTTCCTCAAAGATATGGCGGTCAGGAAACGGGGTACAATTGTCAATATCGGCTCTTTACTCTCCTTTATACCGGCTCCTTATATGGCTGTCTATTGCGCTACAAAAGCGTTCGTCCGTTCTTTCTCCCGGGCTTTGTATGAAGAAGCCAAACCGCATGGTGTGCATGTCCTGCTGTTTTGCCCCGGACTAACCGACAGCAATTTTATCCAGGGTTCCGCTGTAGATGAGAAAACAGCCAATGCGCTTACTGCCGGCGTTCGTGCACAAACACCTGAACAGGTGGCCACAGAATTTATTAAAGCTTATAAAGAAAAACGGAAATTTGCCATCTCCGGCGGCTTTAACCGTTTTGGTGCGAAAATATTAAGTATACTGTCTGATGCAACGATAGCGGGTCAGACGGCAAAGACTTACCGGAAAAGGATGTTGTAA
- a CDS encoding helix-turn-helix domain-containing protein yields MKKKAIPHIHIGTLNTYNELLGFPKPRNPLFSIQRFEDFPLLAADGPIKLTMDFYQITFKKNCGNKIIYGQSLYDFDEGVLSFFSPKQVVIKEPDQIAPTGFIVLIHPEYLRGHALESKIKNYGFFDYAVNEALILSAEEEDFIQHIFIQLEKEFNRAIDHLSQDVILSNLDLLLTYSNRFYTRQFITRKQHYNSLLVKFEALLDELFAESTLAEKGLPNVTDIAAAFHLSSRYFSDLIKEHTGRTTQQHIHDKLIDKAKEMLSATNLSVSEIAYQLGFQHSQSFSKLFKAKTDQSPLTFRAGFN; encoded by the coding sequence GTGAAAAAGAAGGCGATTCCTCATATTCATATCGGCACATTGAACACGTATAATGAATTACTGGGTTTCCCCAAACCGAGAAACCCTTTATTCAGTATACAGCGTTTTGAAGACTTTCCGCTGTTAGCGGCGGATGGTCCTATCAAATTAACCATGGACTTTTACCAGATCACTTTTAAAAAGAATTGTGGTAACAAGATCATATATGGTCAGTCCCTATACGATTTTGATGAAGGGGTATTGTCCTTCTTCTCTCCCAAGCAGGTAGTTATTAAAGAACCGGATCAGATAGCTCCTACCGGGTTTATTGTCCTGATACATCCGGAATACCTGCGAGGGCATGCACTGGAAAGTAAGATCAAAAACTATGGTTTCTTTGATTATGCCGTGAATGAAGCACTGATATTATCAGCTGAAGAGGAAGACTTTATTCAGCACATTTTCATACAGCTGGAGAAAGAGTTTAACAGGGCGATAGATCACCTGAGTCAGGATGTTATTTTATCGAACCTGGATCTGTTACTCACGTACAGCAACCGTTTCTATACCCGGCAGTTTATTACCCGGAAACAGCATTATAACAGTCTGCTGGTAAAATTCGAAGCGTTGTTGGATGAATTATTTGCTGAAAGCACCCTGGCAGAAAAGGGGCTACCCAATGTGACGGATATCGCCGCTGCTTTCCATCTATCCTCGCGCTATTTCAGTGATCTGATCAAGGAACACACCGGACGAACCACGCAGCAGCATATTCACGATAAACTGATTGATAAAGCAAAAGAAATGTTGTCAGCCACTAACCTGTCTGTCAGTGAAATTGCCTATCAACTGGGTTTCCAGCATTCCCAGTCATTCAGTAAACTGTTCAAAGCCAAGACTGATCAGTCTCCGTTGACATTCAGAGCAGGGTTTAATTAG
- a CDS encoding Crp/Fnr family transcriptional regulator produces the protein MTQNIRLFHQGNVQGTNSMFTALSTYLKERTYLTPQELGLIEQYYTSRYLKKKEHLLQEGEICRHSGFVVKGCLRTYRVDEEGKEHTLKFVIENWWAYEPESYSNGTPSAFNIQALEDTELILCLKDDFQYLLERIPNLRVLTEKLQSNSFNASQQRIYHQIGHSPEERYKSFIAEYPDIFNRVPLHMLASYLGMSRETITRIRAHYAKK, from the coding sequence TTGACGCAAAATATTCGCCTGTTCCACCAGGGCAATGTACAAGGGACTAACAGTATGTTTACCGCATTAAGCACATACCTTAAAGAAAGAACATACCTTACGCCGCAGGAACTGGGGCTTATAGAACAATATTACACTAGCCGTTATTTAAAGAAGAAAGAACACCTGTTACAGGAGGGAGAGATCTGCCGGCATAGCGGATTTGTAGTAAAAGGTTGCCTGCGTACTTATCGTGTGGATGAAGAAGGGAAGGAGCATACCTTAAAATTTGTCATAGAGAACTGGTGGGCCTATGAACCGGAGAGCTATAGCAATGGTACCCCCTCCGCATTTAATATTCAGGCACTGGAAGACACTGAACTGATACTTTGCCTGAAGGATGATTTTCAATACCTGCTGGAAAGAATACCCAATCTCAGGGTGCTGACAGAAAAACTCCAATCTAATAGCTTTAATGCCAGTCAGCAGCGGATCTATCACCAGATCGGACATAGTCCGGAGGAGCGCTATAAGTCGTTCATAGCCGAATATCCGGATATCTTTAACAGGGTACCCCTGCACATGCTGGCTTCTTATCTGGGGATGTCCAGGGAGACAATCACCCGTATACGGGCACATTATGCAAAGAAATAA
- a CDS encoding enoyl-CoA hydratase/isomerase family protein, which translates to MKNKQITAIDQEATVRYSVYKAFQVSVQHAVAYVSFNNPPMNVLDATMMLDLAAFAEAVQADDTLKVIVFQSADSDYFIAHGDMNYIVDPSSFAGLVDPAKMDPLINPMQQLHEKISQLPQATIAIIDGFVRGGGHEFAQACDMRFASLEKAKIAQPEAMMGIIPGGGGTQYLTRRIGRARTLELVLGAELLDAKTAELYGVVNRALPQDQLYTYVETLATRIAGLPAGVAAGAKKAVDAANGDRYEGLATENKLCMDLFLRPETVQLAKVALAAGAQTREGERDLEGIMNSL; encoded by the coding sequence ATGAAGAACAAACAAATCACAGCCATAGACCAGGAGGCAACAGTCCGTTACAGTGTATACAAAGCTTTTCAGGTAAGCGTACAACATGCCGTTGCGTACGTATCATTCAACAACCCACCGATGAATGTACTGGATGCTACCATGATGCTTGACCTGGCGGCATTCGCCGAAGCCGTGCAGGCAGATGATACCTTGAAAGTAATCGTCTTTCAGAGTGCAGATTCCGACTACTTCATTGCGCATGGAGATATGAACTATATCGTGGATCCTTCTTCTTTTGCAGGATTAGTAGATCCGGCGAAGATGGACCCGCTTATCAATCCGATGCAGCAGCTGCATGAAAAAATCAGCCAGTTGCCACAGGCGACCATTGCCATCATTGATGGTTTTGTACGCGGCGGCGGACATGAATTTGCGCAAGCCTGCGATATGCGTTTTGCTTCACTGGAAAAAGCGAAGATCGCACAACCGGAAGCCATGATGGGTATTATCCCCGGTGGTGGTGGTACACAATATCTTACCCGCAGAATCGGAAGAGCCAGGACATTGGAGCTGGTATTGGGCGCAGAATTGCTGGACGCTAAAACAGCGGAATTGTATGGTGTGGTAAACCGGGCCTTACCACAGGACCAATTATATACTTATGTAGAGACCCTGGCTACCAGGATTGCCGGATTACCTGCTGGCGTAGCCGCTGGCGCAAAAAAAGCCGTGGATGCTGCTAATGGTGACCGCTATGAAGGTCTGGCAACAGAGAATAAGCTATGTATGGATCTTTTCCTGAGACCGGAAACCGTCCAACTGGCCAAAGTAGCATTAGCTGCCGGAGCACAGACGAGAGAAGGGGAAAGAGATCTGGAGGGTATTATGAATAGTCTGTAA
- a CDS encoding YdeI/OmpD-associated family protein — MEGFGRRRLAVTINRSRYLRLTPVLKRYDMNPEVDAYLSELTQWRDESEKLRKIILATELTEELKWGKPCYKYGNTNLVIIQGFKDYCALLFFKGVLLSDPESVLVKTGENTEVGRQLRFTSVKEITKLAPVISAYIYEAIEVERAGLKVEVKKSTELDIPEEFQQQLAANADLKKAFFALTQGRQKAYIFYFSGAKQSKTRMSRVERCIPQILEGKGMND; from the coding sequence ATGGAAGGCTTCGGAAGAAGGCGATTGGCTGTAACAATCAACAGAAGTCGCTATCTTCGTCTGACACCTGTATTAAAACGATATGACATGAACCCTGAAGTGGATGCATATTTAAGCGAACTTACACAATGGCGGGATGAGTCTGAAAAGTTGAGAAAGATCATTCTTGCCACTGAGTTGACTGAAGAACTGAAATGGGGGAAGCCCTGTTACAAGTACGGCAATACCAACCTTGTGATCATCCAGGGTTTTAAGGATTACTGTGCATTGCTGTTCTTCAAAGGCGTTTTATTGAGCGATCCGGAAAGCGTACTCGTTAAGACCGGAGAAAATACAGAGGTCGGCAGGCAACTAAGGTTCACCAGCGTAAAGGAGATCACAAAATTAGCGCCGGTAATCAGCGCTTATATCTATGAAGCAATAGAAGTAGAAAGAGCCGGTCTGAAAGTGGAAGTAAAGAAAAGTACCGAACTGGATATCCCGGAAGAGTTTCAACAGCAATTAGCAGCAAATGCTGACTTGAAGAAAGCCTTCTTTGCATTGACCCAGGGACGGCAGAAAGCATATATCTTTTATTTCTCCGGTGCCAAACAATCCAAAACGAGAATGAGCAGGGTGGAAAGATGTATACCGCAGATCCTGGAAGGAAAGGGGATGAATGATTGA
- a CDS encoding tetratricopeptide repeat protein → MEDKKFWVLNYVTNYARDEKVKAQYRPLTLAQGKKCITIFPEGSYFAHWQEDMMAIYANQVGWFSCLDEEDPVKLEEALALLERGFKIYDPNRHKYLEDTKTRLLLKLGKTAEAYKIVAAALKKDPKDPDFQDLKKDPAYLAWGKQAKSAAKEEEKVYQQAVQEEMQKVTDSFRHPEHPLIQQHAAALNLIKQRMVTVRMNYAIKSRRERRAYLLEIGSGGEGVYYGNDGVPALSDLPKSDYKQIAKPFPAVGGKIKAPFKLPTGVQFTDGCILLGYSHAQNALYLVTNGDCEGEVWFDTLQYGAEAGGKFAPASNKRLKLLAFLAESIQATIDGIWKASEEGDWL, encoded by the coding sequence TTGGAAGATAAAAAGTTCTGGGTGCTGAATTATGTGACTAATTACGCCAGGGATGAAAAGGTGAAAGCGCAATATAGACCCCTGACACTTGCGCAGGGAAAGAAATGTATAACAATCTTTCCTGAAGGATCTTATTTCGCACACTGGCAGGAAGACATGATGGCAATATATGCCAATCAGGTCGGCTGGTTTTCTTGTTTGGATGAAGAAGATCCTGTTAAACTGGAAGAAGCGCTCGCATTATTGGAAAGAGGATTTAAGATCTATGATCCTAATAGACATAAATACCTGGAAGATACAAAAACGCGTTTGCTGTTAAAATTAGGTAAGACAGCCGAAGCCTACAAAATAGTAGCAGCAGCGCTGAAGAAAGATCCGAAAGATCCCGATTTCCAGGATCTCAAAAAGGATCCTGCATATCTCGCCTGGGGGAAGCAAGCAAAAAGTGCCGCGAAAGAAGAAGAAAAGGTATATCAGCAGGCAGTACAGGAGGAGATGCAAAAAGTGACGGACAGCTTCCGGCATCCTGAACATCCGCTCATACAGCAACATGCTGCTGCATTGAATCTGATCAAACAACGGATGGTGACTGTCCGTATGAATTACGCAATAAAGAGCAGGAGGGAGAGACGGGCTTATCTCCTGGAGATAGGTAGCGGCGGAGAAGGTGTTTATTATGGAAACGATGGTGTTCCTGCGCTGAGCGATCTGCCTAAGTCGGATTATAAACAAATCGCAAAACCTTTCCCTGCCGTTGGTGGAAAAATAAAAGCACCTTTTAAGCTACCGACCGGGGTTCAATTTACAGACGGATGTATTCTCCTGGGCTATTCCCATGCACAGAATGCACTTTACCTTGTTACAAACGGGGACTGTGAAGGAGAAGTATGGTTTGATACGCTGCAATATGGCGCTGAGGCAGGAGGTAAGTTTGCACCGGCTTCCAACAAACGCCTGAAGCTACTGGCATTCCTCGCAGAAAGTATACAGGCTACTATCGACGGTATATGGAAGGCTTCGGAAGAAGGCGATTGGCTGTAA
- a CDS encoding YwqG family protein — MHDSIRYYLTSLEDESAEIPGVSKMGGIPDLPAAIEWPNDFYENPLSFIAQLDCSEIKPFDTYNVLPDTGYIFVFYDPYQEMGGYSLEEKQLFRVLYFDGPREELIRTPFPEGLEDFGKYKPCRLKGELHISMPFKWGKHFSFLSKEERDVYGDKVWLNGNINKSLGRADNMQGEMEGLCQMVTNGFYPDRKEAYEEPENAALREGEKDWILLLQVDSNEAANGMRWADMGRLYFWIRKQDLLKRNFNDCWCIQQSY, encoded by the coding sequence ATGCATGACTCCATCCGTTATTACCTCACATCGCTGGAAGACGAATCCGCAGAAATACCTGGTGTCTCAAAAATGGGTGGTATCCCTGATCTGCCGGCAGCAATTGAATGGCCCAATGATTTTTATGAAAACCCATTGTCATTTATTGCCCAGTTGGATTGCTCTGAAATAAAACCTTTTGATACTTATAATGTACTGCCTGATACAGGATATATATTCGTATTCTATGATCCTTATCAGGAGATGGGCGGTTATTCGCTGGAAGAAAAACAACTGTTCAGGGTACTTTATTTTGACGGGCCCAGAGAGGAATTGATACGGACCCCCTTCCCCGAAGGACTGGAAGATTTTGGGAAATATAAACCCTGCCGCCTGAAAGGAGAGTTGCATATATCCATGCCTTTCAAATGGGGAAAGCATTTTTCTTTTTTAAGTAAGGAGGAAAGAGACGTCTACGGAGATAAAGTATGGCTGAACGGCAATATCAATAAATCCCTGGGAAGGGCAGATAATATGCAGGGGGAAATGGAGGGGCTTTGCCAGATGGTGACTAATGGGTTTTATCCCGACAGGAAAGAAGCATACGAGGAGCCAGAGAATGCTGCATTGAGAGAAGGGGAAAAGGATTGGATATTACTCTTGCAGGTAGATAGTAATGAAGCTGCGAATGGTATGCGTTGGGCAGATATGGGCAGATTGTATTTCTGGATCAGGAAACAGGACCTGCTGAAACGGAATTTCAATGATTGCTGGTGTATCCAGCAATCTTATTAA